The Rhineura floridana isolate rRhiFlo1 chromosome 15, rRhiFlo1.hap2, whole genome shotgun sequence genome window below encodes:
- the SIX5 gene encoding homeobox protein SIX5, whose protein sequence is MASFPADPAEPPGRGAPAGEPEEEAAAAHKLRPTLAPAPSPQAPPGGEPDGAAASASSAAAASSPSSPRFSAEQVSCVCEALLQAGDPGRLGRFLGSLPADEEAPCLEAQAGESLAKARALLAFQRGDFAELYRLVQSRPFGAPHHPFLQDLYLRARYREAEAARGRALGAVDKYRLRKKFPLPSTIWDGEETVYCFKRRSRAALRDSYGRSRYPSPEQKRRLARDTGLSLTQVSNWFKNRRQRDRSGGGGAGTPSKSESDGNPSTEDESSHGPEETEAPVGISTTPEGVPTSSSLFLPAACSSASSILLNGNFITASSPTMFLNGGSVIQTPSGGVILNGLALGDSQTITLSPVAAPSPPILLNGSTALLSGKPSTPSSHELSKAPPESLPPATVILSPAALQGEVKSESTAEALAFGVEVKSEDGQMAVPPLLSLPDTSTLLSEHKGALLAAVSMPQVVPSNEEAPTAAQLPAAPQPAATPSPQIVPLAKLVPGTQALPAPQMTVASVSGQVTQATPSPVTAATPLLSIPGSSSAQATVLHVPAPSLVPIAQVSPSSQVVPLSQPVSGTQVLSPSQMVPVSPTQIYTVPQGAPAPQLLSLPQMAQGSQIISLPQVVPTSQVMTLQQSLGSPIQILTSAAPIKVGPMTGTPQATMAAGGNLGQSNVHLINANVGMTALQLPGTTPGNILLTNPATGSSTIVTGMALQQGKLILTATFPAGMLMTPILSASAAPALALPIKQEVVATAPATLGASEGDGSGVLLPGVPAVLPSGASPLSAAEGPGPTGLAFGTDSGPAGLLSNFSQQESLTLSQQQVVWSSPVSMDLQGTTSVGLFEMDKSSMEEQGGLLRLSEGEGLLLDASGGDPMGPEALDSDEKVLTQLQSVPVEEPLDL, encoded by the exons ATGGCCTCCTTCCCTGCGGATCCCGCGGAGCCTCCCGGCCGAGGCGCACCCGCGGGAGAGccggaggaggaggcggcggcggcgcacAAACTTCGGCCAACTTTGGCGCCCGCCCCGTCGCCCCAGGCTCCTCCCGGCGGCGAGCCAGACGGCGCGGcggcttctgcttcttctgcgGCCGCCGCGTCCTCGCCGTCCTCGCCGCGCTTCTCGGCGGAGCAGGTCTCGTGCGTGTGCGAGGCGCTCCTGCAAGCTGGGGACCCCGGCCGGCTGGGCCGCTTCCTGGGCTCGCTGCCGGCCGACGAGGAGGCGCCGTGCCTGGAGGCGCAGGCGGGCGAGAGCCTGGCCAAGGCGCGGGCGCTGCTGGCCTTCCAGCGCGGGGACTTCGCCGAGCTGTACCGCCTGGTCCAGAGCCGCCCCTTCGGCGCGCCGCACCACCCCTTCCTGCAGGACCTCTATCTGCGCGCCCGCTACCGGGAGGCCGAGGCGGCGCGGGGCCGGGCGCTGGGCGCCGTCGACAAGTACCGCCTCCGCAAGAAGTTCCCGCTGCCCAGCACCATCTGGGACGGCGAGGAGACTGTCTACTGCTTCAAGCGCCGCTCCCGCGCCGCCCTGCGCGACTCCTACGGCCGCAGCCGCTACCCGAGCCCCGAGCAAAAGCGCCGCCTGGCCCGCGACACCGGCCTCTCCCTCACCCAGGTCAGCAACTGGTTCAAGAACCGGCGGCAGCGGGATCGCAGCGGCGGCGGAGGCGCCGGCACGCCCAGCAAGAG TGAATCTGATGGGAACCCCAGCACGGAGGATGAATCCAGTCACGGCCCTGAGGAAACTGAAGCTCCCGTGGGGATTTCCACTACGCCCGAAGGGGTCCCAACCTCCAGCAGCCTTTTCCTGCCAGCTGCTTGCTCCAGCGCCTCTTCCATCCTTCTCAACGGCAACTTCATAACAGCCAGCTCCCCAACCATGTTCCTTAACGGTGGATCGGTTATCCAGACCCCCAGCGGAGGGGTGATCCTGAATGGGCTGGCTCTAGGGGATAGCCAGACCATTACCCTCAGCCCTGTGGCCGCTCCCAGCCCACCCATCCTCCTCAACGGCTCCACCGCCCTGTTGAGTGGCAAGCCCTCCACCCCCAGCAGCCACGAGCTGTCCAAGGCTCCCCCGgagtcccttccccctgccacgGTCATCCTCAgcccagcagctcttcagggggaAGTGAAGTCAGAAAGTACCGCAGAGGCACTAGCATTTGGCGTGGAAGTGAAGTCGGAAGATGGGCAGATGGCGGTCCCGCCTCTCTTGTCTCTCCCTGACACCTCCACGCTCCTCTCTGAACACAAGGGGGCCCTCTTGGCAGCTGTTTCGATGCCCCAAGTAGTCCCATCGAACGAAGAGGCCCCCACAGCCGCTCAGCTGCCCGCAGCACCTCAGCCAGCAGCCACACCCAGTCCTCAGATTGTTCCCCTCGCCAAATTAGTCCCTGGTACTCAAGCCCTGCCCGCTCCCCAGATGACCGTGGCAAGCGTCAGTGGGCAGGTTACCCAGGCAACACCATCTCCTGTTACGGCGGCCACACCACTGCTTTCCATCCCGGGGTCCTCTTCAGCCCAGGCCACAGTCCTCCATGTTCCTGCCCCGTCTTTGGTCCCCATCGCCCAAGTGTCGCCCTCCTCCCAGGTGGTACCTTTGTCCCAGCCTGTTTCGGGGACCCAGGTGCTCTCCCCATCTCAAATGGTGCCCGTGTCCCCCACCCAGATCTACACGGTGCCCCAGGGAGCACCCGCCCCTCAGctgctctccctcccccaaatGGCCCAAGGCTCCCAGATAATCTCTCTGCCACAAGTGGTGCCCACCTCCCAGGTCATGACACTGCAACAGAGCTTGGGCAGCCCCATCCAGATCCTGACGAGCGCTGCCCCCATCAAAGTGGGGCCCATGACAGGGACGCCGCAGGCAACAATGGCGGCAGGTGGGAACCTCGGCCAGAGCAACGTGCATCTCATCAATGCCAACGTAGGCATGACGGCACTGCAGCTTCCGGGCACCACACCAG GTAATATCCTCTTGACTAACCCGGCAACAGGCAGCAGCACCATCGTCACTGGCATGGCTCTGCAGCAGGGCAAGCTGATCCTGACTGCCACGTTCCCGGCtggcatgctgatgacacccatcCTCTCAGCCTCCGCAGCCCCAGCCCTGGCCCTCCCCATCAAGCAGGAAGTGGTGGCAACGGCACCAGCAACTCTGGGGGCCAGCGAAGGCGACGGTAGTGGTGTGTTGCTGCCAGGGGTTCCTGCTGTGCTCCCGTCCGGAGCCTCCCCTCTTTCCGCAGCCGAGGGCCCTGGGCCAACTGGATTGGCATTTGGCACAGACTCTGGCCCCGCCGGCCTCCTTTCAAACTTCTCCCAGCAAGAGAGCCTGACCCTGTCCCAGCAGCAGGTGGTATGGTCCAGCCCCGTCAGCATGGACCTCCAAGGGACAACCTCCGTGGGGCTGTTCGAGATGGACAAGAGCTCCATGGAGGAGCAGGGCGGCTTGCTCCGGCTTTCCGAGGGCGAAGGCCTTTTGCTGGATGCTTCTGGGGGTGACCCCATGGGCCCTGAAGCTCTTGACTCAGATGAGAAAGTGCTGACGCAGCTGCAATCGGTGCCAGTGGAGGAGCCTCTGGACTTATAA